Genomic DNA from Phyllopteryx taeniolatus isolate TA_2022b chromosome 10, UOR_Ptae_1.2, whole genome shotgun sequence:
TAAATGTtatggtttttaaaatgtaattaaatttggATGCAAAAAATGTTGTTACACTGGGGGGGAAACAAGTAATTTTTGGTTGCACGATTTAAATAAGGTAAAAGGACTTTTTTGGTGTAGAATGTGAAATCATAATGACTGATACATgaaatttcattatttttactgtaaattttgacaaaaaatataacattttctaTGCTGAATTTAAGAACAGtggccgagtggttagcacatctgcctcacaattctgaggaccggggttcaaatcccagcctcgcctgtgtggagtttgcatgttgtccccgttgcctgcgtgggttttctccgggcactccggtttccgcccacatcccaaagacatgcatggtcggttaattttagactctgaattgcccgtaggtgtgaatgtgagtgcgaatggttgtttgtttgtatgtgccctgcgattggctggcgaccagttcagggtgtgccccgcctcccgcccgaagatagctgggataggctccagcaagcccgcgaccctagtgaggagaagcggaacggaagatgaatgaattaattaatttaacatCAATCACAAAATACTGAATTTATTTCAacattgggtaaaaaaaaaatactctaaaatttattttaaaattgccaaactatattcatttttatttactctGACTCAATTTAAGAGTGAGATCATTTTTACTCTTAATTTATATGAACAATGACGAAAATCATTgctagaagtttttttttttttttattgaatttgatgctaaaaaaactgaaatgtcaagATATATATTGTGTACTTGATTGATTTGAGGCAAGAATCCAAAGTGGGTTAAAGCAGTTTATTGACTCgttaaattgctgtttttgagCAGACGCGGACAATCGAGCGCCCCGTGAGAGAAAGAGACGAGGAAGACGGGGGACTATTTATCGAGATCAATCcatccaaaacaacaaaatcatcaataactCAAAATTGCTTAATGCACTCATTCCGTTAAGCTAATAttctaaaatactgtatgttggggCAACCTTTAGAGGTCATCACAAACATGAGGGGGACTACTAGCTCAAGGAGACAACAATGATCAAATGGAAGGGGAGCGACCACAAACACGCGCGCGCCTTTTCAAGAAGCGCAAGTGAAaactaaaatacacaaaaacatttatggaaAGCCATGTGAGCATTTATTCCGTCTTCTTGATCTCCATCTTAAGggccatgtactagtacactctttgtcctcactaataGAACAACTATGTCTCTACTGAGGTCAAACTAGTTCACATCTGGGtgtactagtaagacagttcaGCATACTAGtagaacaatgtttttttttcccccactactgaatgacatttctgcacactagtaagACAACTTGGCATCCGAGGAGGACAACTACATGCTACTAGTGAAGCAAAACTGTGCACAAGTCGACATATACGTGCTTCTAGTTCTACTGGTGAACCACTAGACGTTAACGATTAGAATTCAATAGTACTGTATTACTTGTGAACCGTTAGATGTTACCtggtagtactagtagcatggtctgtcaactagtgcagttttgcctcactagtaacatgcagTTGTCGTACTAGTGCGCAGAAAGATGTTCTACCAGTGCACATAATTGTCTTACAAGACAACGTGCATACTAGTACAAGAAACTTAATGATCAAACAGCTTAAAGCTGTAACATGGTGCTACTAGTGCGTGACATGTCTACTAGTTGAGGCTTGTAATGCTGGTTGTgtagcacagtagtttactaaTAAGGTTTGTGTACTAGTAGGCCAGAAGTGGCaccagtggggggaaaaaaaaacttaactttAGTCAGACCGTTGTTCTACTAGTACACTTAATTGCCTTACTAGTGAGGGCacagagcatactagtacatgagTGCACTAgtaggatatggaataaatgtcaAACAGCTTTCCACTGCAATTTGTCCCAAACGCACACCCACTTCCTTCTCGTTAACATTTCACACTGAATTCATCAAATGATTGGGACATTATATTTCATCGAGTTCAATAAGTGAGCATGTTGGGGACTAAGTATGGAGcgatttcaaaaaaacaaaacaaaacaaacaaaagaaacaaaacaaaaaaaaaagacaggattATTGGTAACttttaccaaaacaaaaacaacaaggcCCTGATGTGCATCCAAAATGACTTCCAGCACCACTCCAAAGCAAATAGTGCTTTTgatgttgtttccccccccccaagtaaaaattcacttgtttttaaagtgtgaaatgactggtgaacatactgtacagggctagcaaataaaaaaacaaacaaaatgagaacaatTTGTGTACACACTAGTAGCAACATCATGCTAGTGTTTCATATCAGCATTGGAGAGGggaccaaaccaaaccaaaccaaaaaaagactACACCAGGCATGAATGCATAGCAGGAGACTTTTTAAAGACTGCGAGCTCTCGAGAGCAACAGTTTCCAGTCGTggcagagaaaagaaaaaataaatagtttttgttgttgttgcctttTGTCACATGATTGAGCTTGTTTCCTTCTTCCAAGCGACCTGAGAGGTAATGGTTGTATGagtcatatattttatttttttttttactttttgtgttgAGATGAGTAATGTGGAAAAGCTAGAAaaatacacccccccccccccaaaaaaaaagcttatgtaCACCGAGATACCTTGTCGGGCCGAGTGTGCCCCTAAATGCCATGCAAGTATTATTAGTGTTCCTTTGGTTAtgtaaagagaagaaaaaacaaatctacaCGCATgtcaacatttacaaaaatgtgtagaAAAATCGCAATTACAAATCTGAAAAATGCATCTccaatgtagaaaaaaaaaaaaaacattgtcattatTAGTAATATAAGTAGCATCTCTATTATTCTCCATCTAGATTGTATATTAAAGCTAGAACCAAATATATTCTTTTTCAAGTTAATGAGGGTACACGATGACGAAATGGCAAAACCCTTCATGTTTTGTTGCTTTAAATTTTCCTTCAAGACGCTTTTAAATTCTCTTGATAAATCTGCATAGTGTGTCGTTTATGTGCAGCGTGTGCATCACGTTGATGAAATGTttctaaccaaaaaaaaaaaataagttgctTGTATGGTCCTGGTCATACTTAAGTGCTAGGAAAATGCACATGAggaaagatacaaaaataaggTAGCCACATTTGATAAGAAGCCAAGGGATCACGTGTTGGCAACTgcaccaagtttttttttttaaacaaatgcacCTACAACTAATGACGtctaaagcggggtacacacatactcatttaaaaaaaaaaaatatttctttaaatgCGAGAGCCCATGTCATGGAAAGTATTCTTGCGACAATCGCCAGTCTCCTCCATGAAAACCAGACGTCTGTtgagtaccaagactgacctgagAGAGGCAGCGCAGTGCCACAGGCCACTCACACGTGtcaaagaagaaatagaagcagCAAgggaaaaatgcagaaatttgTCTCGTTTTATCAGTGTGGGTGTAATCAACTATCGACAACGATTCCATGTCAACTGGACACGTTTAATATTTACGATTGTCAGGAAACCTCCCTCAAAACACCCCACAGCGCATGCTAAGCTTTCAGAGACACCCAGCAATCGGGCCTTTGCCAACTTTGATCGGAATGAAAAATGCTCAGATTTGGCACCATTATCACCCCGATTTATTGGCTATcattccgtttcacgtcacaatcacgGAGTCCGTGGCTCGCCCGATCTCAGTGTCGACCACACGAGGATTTGCgctcataaatattgaacaggtctaACATTGAATTTACTGGCCCTGACCGCTTTCCGATTAGATTGGGAAGGAAAAATCATTCTTCACACAGCACTCACCACAGAATAATCtgacctttgctgactttaaGGGGTGAAAAACACTTAACTTTGGTCTTATTGTCAGTTTGAGAGTACCCCACTTAAGTAGCTTTCATTTAGTTTCAGATCACAATCACAGTGTACGTGGCTTGGCCCAAGGATTTGTGATCGTAAATATTAAACCGATTTAATATTTACGATTGTCGACGCCAACCATTTTCCGATTTATATATGAGTGGGTGGGGGGAAATCACTCCCAACACACACTACATGATAATCACTCAAGTGATCAAATAATTGTGCCACTGCCAACTTTGAtcgtaaaaagtgaaaaaagatTCAATTTGGTACGATTATCAGTATGTGCATACCCCGCTTAATTGTccatcattcattttcatttcacaaTTGGGAAATCCATGGCTTAGCCCAGCTTGGTGTTGCCCACACCCAAAAGGATTtgccattgtaaatattaaacagCACAAGATAATCTTTGAGGGACATCCGCCCATTGGGCCTTTACCAAATTTGTCACGATTATCACCCTGCTTCACTGGCTATCATTCTGTTTCACCTCACAATCACGCAGACTTTGGCTCGGCCCAACTTGGtgctgaccacacacacacaaggatttgcaatcgtaaatattaaacacatttaacatttaagatCTTCAGCCCCGGCCGTTTTTCTAATTCaatcaggggggggggggtaattaaGAGTAATTAACACAACACACCacaatcactcaggataatcttttagagataTCTGATAATTAGGCCTTAGCTGACTTTGATCGTAAAAGGTAAAATGCAGAAATTTGGTCCAATTAAATGGTATTCAAGTGCCCCGCTTAATTAGCTATAgttccgtttcacgtcacaatcagACTCTGTGGCTCAGCCCAACTTGgtgttcaccacacacacacacaagtatttttgatcgtaaatattgaacaggtttaacatgtACGATTTTCACCCCAAGTTGCTTTCCGAATTAAATCGGGGTGGGTACATCCCTCTTAACACACCGCATGCCACAGGACAATCTTTTTGGAGATGCGTTAATCGGGCCTTTGCagactttgatcggaaggggAATGAAAAACTGCAGAAAGGTGTTCTGATTATCAATATGTGCGTACCCTGCTTAACTACACACCGCatggaggtgaaaaaaaaaaaaactaaacaaaaactcAATTGCCCACATAGCAATTAGTGTTaaatcaggcaaaaaaaaaaaaaaaaaaagtcatgtatCGTCTCGAGTGAGAAACGATCGTCGGCGTCATCGTTTTGTACCGACCTGCAGGATCCTCCTGCAGGGGAAACTGGCCATttcttcaacacacacacacacacacacacacacacacacgaggtcTCCATCCAGAAGCCAACAACAGGGTACCGAAGCATCGGGGTACCGCATCCACATGAAAGATGTTTGTGCGCAACATCTTGCCAACTCTCGGGCAGAGTTGAGAAAGTCTTGATGAAGAAAGTGGCCCTTCTGCCATGTTgtcaaaaaaaagcttttttttgtttttgtttttttaaatggaggaaGAGGGGTTAAAAAGTGTTTGCATAGTCGTCGTTGTCTTGGCACGTGACGAGAGGCCAGTCCGAGTTGTGCCGCGGCCAGAGTTTTTGTCCGTTTTGGGGGACCGCGTCTGAGAAGCGGGGTCTCCTTTCCTGTTCAAAAACATGTGAAGCAAGTTAAGCAACATTGGTGACGGGGCAGTGAAAATCGTTGAGATTAGGTCGTTGAGACTAAGCGCAGTAAGAAACCTGAGCGAGCAAACAACAATAAAGGAGAAGAACAAGGGTAAATACCAGTGTTAATTTCTCTGTAAGGAGAGAAATTTGATCCGAAAGGAGACTATGGACAGCGAGAAAATGgtgcacaaaaaaatacaaaaacaaaagttgacaCACGAGGGTAAATACTGGAGTTAACTTCCCAATAAGGAAACAAATTTGATCCAAGAGGAGGTTaaggggagaaagagagagcgctGAAACGACTattatccaagaggagactaagggcagcaagaaaacagcAGTAAAACTACCTGGCAAACTCTTTAGCTGGGCACCCAGTTGTGGGCGGAGCCCTGCGTGGTGGCCGGCCCGGCGTAGCCTTGCCCCGCGGGCAAGATGGGGTCAAAGTTGAAGTCGATGCTGTCTCCATCCATGAGGTCGCTGTTGATGATGTAGTCCACGTCGCAGTCCAGGTTCTCTGTGAACATGTCCACGTCCAGGTCAGTGGGCAGCCGGTCAGGCGCCGCCTGGAAGCTGGGCGGCGCCCCGAACAGGCCCACGCCTTGCATGGCGGTAGGGCAGGCCGTGGGGACGGGGTGATGATGGGCGGCGTGCTGCGCCTTGAGGCCGGGCATCTGCAGCGGGTCCTGGGACATACCGGAGAGAATCATGCCCAGACCCAGAGGGGAATgctgctggtgctgctgctgatggTGCAGGTGGTGCTGCAAGGGAGCTTGCAGGGTGCGAGGGCCCACCGCGTTGGCTTCCAGGCTCTTACCGAGCAACAGCTGAGTGGGTTTGGGCCTCACGCCCACCACCGGGGAGCCCAAGCCCATGAGGCCCGCAGGGGCGGGCACCAGAGGGTCAACCTGCGTCATGAGGACGTCTGTGGGAGGAGGAGAGTCTGAGGTGAGCAGCACCTCCAGGCTGGAGGGCACGTGGGTACCGTAGTGGACGGTGGCACCATGAGAGGAGTTGAAGAGGGAGTTGCTGAAGGCGGCGGCTGCATCCTTGCCGGCAGGCCCCACTGACGCCTGGGTAGGGGTCTGCGGCCCCTGCAGCTGATGAAAGGGGGAGAAGGACGAGGAGCCGCGGGGAAGCAGGGTTGCGGCGGATGGCAGCGGGGTGGGCGGCGCCGGCGGGGCCGTGCTGGGACTGGCTCCACCTTGCTGGCCGCTCATCAGAGTCAGCCCGTCGATCAGGTCCAGCTCCTCCATGAGGGTCTCGGCGAGAGTGGGCGTCAGGGCGCTGGCGGCGTAGCGCCCCAGCAGCCCGTCCTCGGGGAGATTGTCGTCGTCCTCCTGCCCCGGCGCGATGGGCGACAGCCGCCCGCTCAGGGTGCTGGCGTTGGAGCTGGTGCGCGGCCGGAAGCTGGTCCACATGTCTGAGTCGTCCAGGCTTCCCCGGGACGAGGGGCTGCTGCTGCTCACGCCCCACTTGGGGAACTGCTGGGACGAGTTGGGGCTATCGGCGCCGGCCCCCCCGGCACCCGCTGCGCCATCACCCTGCAGCACCCCCTCGCCACCGGCCCCAGCGCCCGCCTGCTTCTTGGTCTGCTTGGCGCGCATGCGGCTCTTCAGCAGCTTGCTGCTGTTGTCCATGGAGGTGGCGCGGCGGCGAGGGGCTTTGCCCGTTTTGCCCCCTTCAGGGTTGAGCATCCACCAGGAGCTCTTGCCCGTCGACTCATTGTGAACTCTCAAGAACTTGTTGTGCAGGGACAGATTGTGCCGGATGGAGTTCTAGgaggaaaaacacatttatgaaGGAGGCCACTCTTCAAATGACTTCTTCACAGTGTTCCCCAAATAATTATTATTCTCTACTTGCAGATTCACAAATTCATTTGGGCGCCGTCTTGAGACATCTTGGTACCAAGGAACTAGGTTGACATGAGTGAAGAAGCTCCATGTCgtgctttgtcgccatcttgtggcatttgtAGGCAATAATAAAcctttattggggggggggggcgacaatTACTTGCGGATTTAGAGCTTGGTCTAATACTGTAAATTACACCTCCTCTGGATTTTTTGGTTTCAGAAATAACTCCAGCTCACAGCCTTATTTGGTACAGTGAACCCCGTTAATCGGGGAAATacagactacaaaaaaatattttagagtTCAATATTACAGTGCCATTTTTccctattaaaaaacaaaaacaccaaattagattttttttgggggggggggggggggggcggcaatgggctggaacagattaatagaaatttcattcatttcaatgggggggatgatttgagataagagtgctTTGAGTTAAGAGAGtgatcacggaacaaattaaggTACCATTGTGCAGTAAACGCCATCTATTCACAAAGGAAAGGGATTGAGCCCTGTCACGTAGAGCGAAAAAACGCAAGAAATTGAGAATCCCACTAAAATTACACTATTTAAACTTTactcttatatatatatatatatatatattttttttttttttttttttttaatatatatatatatatagagagagagagatttatttatttatttttttatatatatatttatattataattGCCGAAAGCTGCCACAAGATGGGGGCAAATGACcaattttgtctaaatgaagctcctcaacgcCCTTCAGCACCAAGATGGCACTAGagggcgccaaagcaatactgttactgctttggcctgagcacaaaatcaGTTGAGTTTTTCAGCCAATAATGGAGGCTAGGTTccccaaaaaagcaaatgcCGAACTGCGAATATGCGGCAGTTAAAGTTTTACCTATTCGGCTTTTCTCTAGCTGTCAAAACATCGATTTTTCGCCAATATAAAAGCACTTAGAATAGCTGTCCCCAACCCAGCGGTTGAGCAGCACTGTTGTTGTCTGCCCCAATTGATGTTATGGCAACGACGCCCAAAGTGGGACTGACCTTCCACCCGGCCGAGCTGTTGCTGTCCCCTTTGTCTCGGAAGTAAGGCACGGTCTTCACCATCCACTCGTAGATCTGCGCCAGCGTCAGCCTCTTGTCGGGCGAGTTCTCGATGGCCTGGCTGATCAGGTCGGCGTAGCTCTGGTTGCCCCAAGCGTTGCGCCTGGACGAACCTTTGCGGGGCGTCACGCCGCCGACGGCGTCGGCCGCCGTCCCCGCCCCCGCCGCCTTCTCCGGCTCGGACGTCGACACCGGCGCATGCTGCCGCTGCTGCGGTTCCGGCTTCTCGTCGTCGGCTGGCGGGGTCCCGGCGGCGGACTCGGCGCCGTCGGGGGCTTCCTGCTTCACGGCCGAGATGTCCGGCCGGGGCAGCGGCCACGTGCACGAGCGGGGACGGCTCTGCGGCTCAAAATCCGGGTCAATGGGAGGCACCAGCAAATCCTCCATGGTGATCTTCTCCTCCACCTCCGCGCTACTTCCGCTCTACTCCAGAAACACCGGAACTACTTAAAACCCACCTCCAATGTTCTTATCACAGGAaggaaaaaataacaatatactGACTGTAAACACTGGGGGCCtataaaaaaagactaataatCTGGGTACACCAATATCTCCAGCTAATCCTCAGATTGGAGATTAGGGAACCCAAATAATCTCCTTAATACAAACTGTCATAAAGCTTCTGATTTATAGCGGAGGAAACGGGAGCTCCTTTGTTTGAAATAGTTGTGAATTCCCCTTGTGGAGGAATAATCTGAaatcttttttcatttataaaTAGACTATTAACATAAAGAAGATGCCTAGCAACATAAATTTGGACTAAAACATGAAAAGTACTttcaaataattacttttaGTAGTAGGGAGTTTGAGAGTAAATGGATGAGTTTGTAAACAAAGTGATGATGATAAGTGTTGCTAGTTGAATTTCCGCttgaggaaaataaattaaatgtaaaacaaataatgtgtgtgggctaaaacaatgaataaataataaaacaattaaaaaacgacccaatttcttttaaaaagacGCCAAAAGACCACCAATGCTACGACGACTACACACTGACAGCTCAGTCTGGGCCGAGCCTTACGACGTACAACCACAACACCGCTTTAACCactagttggggggggggggagaactaCAAAATGGTGGTGATtacttacaaaaaaaaggacaaaaagaaaGAGAGGTGAGTTTTACTTACTAACCGTAAGCGACTAAAAGAAACCAATCGGAAAGGTGCGGTGTTTTTAGGTGTGCACACTCCGCCACATGTCGCCATCTGCCATGATTGTCCACTCGTGGCGCCGCACACGATGCCACGAGAGGCAGTTACAAAACACCTCCGACTCCGCCGAGGCCCCGGAGCTCGCCCCGCCGGGCTTCTACCCCCGCGACGTCGACGCCTCGATTCCAACAAGtaaccgaaaaaaaaaaaggaaaaaaaagcccctTCGGTGGAGGAGTCGAGCAAGTCCCCCCGGGATGAGACTCCCAACTTTGGGGAAAACAAGCCCCGGGTCGCCCCCCGGTCACGTTAGCCGCTTAAGCTCCTGCTACTCCGGAGTTTACAAGGCGCCGAAAAGTCCGCCGAAAGCCAATAAGAACTCGCCCGAGGTGGCCGTGTGGTGGCGGCGACGACTCGGCTTGAGGCTGTCGTCGTCCCGGTGGTCCGAAGATGCGCTCCTCGGGGCTCTTTAATAGTTTGTttgcgtttgttttgttttgactcgACGCGAAGACTCCCTTCTGACGTCTGTTTACCACTGTCAAGTAAAACGCTCTGCGCATGCGCCGAAGCGCATTCTGGGAAATGGAGTCGTAAACTAAACTTGAACCTTTTATAGCGCCTTATGTAACCGTCCTAAGTTCCAGGCACGTACAGTCCACGCGGGCCAATGAAGTGTTAACCTGAGCTGGGTAGAGTAAACAGAAATTGTACTcaaataagagtactgttactttagcattatatgactcaagtaaTATGAAACAATAGTCCTCCACATAACTACTCGACTAACTATTCCGTAAAAAAAACTA
This window encodes:
- the foxo4 gene encoding forkhead box protein O4, whose translation is MEDLLVPPIDPDFEPQSRPRSCTWPLPRPDISAVKQEAPDGAESAAGTPPADDEKPEPQQRQHAPVSTSEPEKAAGAGTAADAVGGVTPRKGSSRRNAWGNQSYADLISQAIENSPDKRLTLAQIYEWMVKTVPYFRDKGDSNSSAGWKNSIRHNLSLHNKFLRVHNESTGKSSWWMLNPEGGKTGKAPRRRATSMDNSSKLLKSRMRAKQTKKQAGAGAGGEGVLQGDGAAGAGGAGADSPNSSQQFPKWGVSSSSPSSRGSLDDSDMWTSFRPRTSSNASTLSGRLSPIAPGQEDDDNLPEDGLLGRYAASALTPTLAETLMEELDLIDGLTLMSGQQGGASPSTAPPAPPTPLPSAATLLPRGSSSFSPFHQLQGPQTPTQASVGPAGKDAAAAFSNSLFNSSHGATVHYGTHVPSSLEVLLTSDSPPPTDVLMTQVDPLVPAPAGLMGLGSPVVGVRPKPTQLLLGKSLEANAVGPRTLQAPLQHHLHHQQQHQQHSPLGLGMILSGMSQDPLQMPGLKAQHAAHHHPVPTACPTAMQGVGLFGAPPSFQAAPDRLPTDLDVDMFTENLDCDVDYIINSDLMDGDSIDFNFDPILPAGQGYAGPATTQGSAHNWVPS